Proteins encoded by one window of Salvia splendens isolate huo1 chromosome 7, SspV2, whole genome shotgun sequence:
- the LOC121810901 gene encoding E3 ubiquitin-protein ligase AIRP2-like: MYVSGGSPIRKSFRDSLKVLEADIQHANTLASDFPREYDGVCLQMRMSYSPAAHFLLFLVQWTDCHLAGALGLLRILIYKVYIDGTTTMSTHERKASIREFYAVIYPSLMQLEKGVLDSEDKKQKAVCLERYRRKDDDDLRHCSELDVEREEECGICMETNSKIVLPNCNHAICLKCYREWHSRSQSCPFCRDSLKRVNSGDLWVLLDNKDVVDMAAITGENLKRLFMYIDKLPVIIPDNLFDPYDSHVR; this comes from the exons ATGTATGTAAGCGGCGGAAGTCCAATACGGAAGTCTTTCCGAGACTCGCTCAAAGTTCTTGAAGCCGATATTCAGCATGCTAATACTCT GGCATCCGATTTTCCAAGGGAGTATGATGGGGTGTGTCTACAAATGAGAATGTCATATAGTCCAGCTGCTCACTTTTTACTCTTTCTAGTTCAATGGACTGATTGCCACCTTGCCGGAGCTCTTGGACTGTTGCGGATCTTAATTTATAAG GTGTATATTGATGGCACCACCACTATGTCCACTCATGAGAGAAAAGCGAGCATTCGAGAGTTCTACG CTGTTATATATCCATCTTTAATGCAACTTGAGAAAGGTGTTCTGGATTCAGAAGATAAGAAACAGAAAGCTGTGTGTCTGGAGAGATACAGAAGGAAGGATGACGATGATCTCAGGCATTGCTCGGAACTGGATGTCGAGAGGGAGGAAGAATGTGGTATTTGCATGGAGACGAATAGCAAGATTGTCTTGCCCAACTGTAATCATGCCATTTGCCTCAAATGCTACAGAGAATG GCATTCAAGATCACAATCGTGCCCTTTCTGTCGTGACAGCTTAAAGAGGGTAAACTCTGGTGATCTATGGGTGCTTCTGGATAACAAGGACGTGGTAGACATGGCTGCTATAACAGGGGAGAATTTGAAGAGGCTGTTTATGTATATAGATAAGTTGCCAGTGATTATCCCTGATAACCTATTTGATCCCTATGATTCCCATGTCAGGTAA